The Deltaproteobacteria bacterium genomic interval GTGAGGCAGGAGTTTTTCGATTTGATCTGCGGTTTGGGATTTGGGGAGTTCTGTCAACAGGTGCCGCATGTAGGCGTAGGGCTCAAGTCCGTTACCTCTTGCTGTTTGCAGGA includes:
- a CDS encoding transposase domain-containing protein; this encodes LQTARGNGLEPYAYMRHLLTELPKSQTADQIEKLLPHKIDFKILK